The proteins below come from a single Rosa rugosa chromosome 2, drRosRugo1.1, whole genome shotgun sequence genomic window:
- the LOC133730020 gene encoding putative protein FAR1-RELATED SEQUENCE 10, which translates to MNCMPSKNIWIRRQQCPCGDWKCYVTYEGDSEETSLAAQLVKNDTSTSEAMVSPYVGMVFKSDDDAFEYYGNFARKNGFSIRKERSRLSPQLGIYKRDFVCYRSGFAPAKKKPTGEHHRDRKSVRCGCDAKMYLSKEVVDGVSQWFVVQFSNVHNHELLEDDQVRLLPAYRKIQEADQQRILLLSKAGFPIHRIVKVLELEKGIQGGQLPFLERDVRNFVQNRKKVVQENDALITEKRENDTLELLEACKVTKEADEDFVYDFTVDENDKVEHIAWSYGDSVHAYTMFGDAVYFDTMYQSITYGMLFGAWLGIDNHGRTIFFGCVLLQDETPRSFSWALQTFVRFMRGRWPQTIITDLDTGLRDAITSELPNTKHVISLWNILPKVSSWFSVSLGSRYAELKSELDVLYRVESTEDFELQWNQMNLIYGLSTDKHIALLHSFRASWALCYMTGCFVARMATTDYSKSIEAFLKGVFSTQTCLRSFFEQVGISANFQNQARREMQYMHTKTCIPIEEHARSILTPFAFNALQHELVLAMQYAVSEMPNGSCIVRHFKEIDGERLVIWIPEDEQIHCSCKEFESSGLLCRHLLRVFIVKNYFQLPDKYYLNRWRRESSLDFYDPHITQNSDDQWYQDYQCLAETLFTESSVTKERSEYVQREVTTHLTRILNEVRNMPESEGVAMDLTFSPAG; encoded by the exons ATGAATTGTATGCCATCGAAAAACATATGGATTCGGCGGCAACAATGCCCATGTGGGGATTGGAAATGTTATGTTACATATGAGGGAGACTCTGAAGAGACCTCCCTTGCAGCCCAATTGGTAAAGAATGATACTTCAACCTCAGAAGCTATGGTTTCACCTTATGTTGGAATGGTGTttaagagtgatgatgatgcatttgagtaTTATGGCAATTTCGCTAGAAAAAATGGGTTTTCTATTAGGAAAGAGAGGTCCAGACTTAGCCCACAGTTGGGTATTTATAAGCGTGACTTTGTTTGCTATCGGTCTGGGTTTGCTCCGGCCAAGAAGAAGCCAACAGGGGAACACCATAGGGATAGGAAGTCGGTTCGGTGTGGATGTGATGCAAAAATGTACTTGTCAAAGGAGGTTGTTGATGGGGTTTCTCAATGGTTTGTTGTCCAATTTAGTAATGTGCATAATCATGAGCTTTTGGAAGATGATCAAGTACGCCTCCTTCCTGCTTATCGTAAAATTCAAGAGGCGGATCAACAGCGGATACTGTTACTTTCTAAAGCTGGGTTCCCTATACATCGGATAGTGAAGGTGTTGGAGTTGGAAAAGGGGATTCAAGGCGGACAGTTGCCCTTTTTAGAGAGGGATGTCAGAAACTTTGTCCAAAATCGTAAGAAGGTTGTTCAAGAAAATGATGCCTTGATCACtgaaaaaagggaaaatgatACACTAGAACTTCTTGAGGCATGCAAGGTAACAAAGGAGGCTGATGAAGACTTTGTTTATGATTTTACAGTTGATGAGAATGACAAGGTTGAACACATTGCATGGTCTTATGGTGATTCAGTCCATGCGTATACTATGTTTGGTGATGCAGTTTATTTTGACACTATGTATCAATCAATCACATATGGCATGCTTTTTGGAGCATGGCTTGGCATCGACAACCATGGAAGAACCATTTTCTTTGGTTGTGTTCTACTGCAAGATGAAACACCTCGTTCCTTCTCATGGGCTTTACAG ACTTTTGTTCGTTTCATGAGAGGAAGATGGCCACAAACAATTATAACTGATCTTGATACCGGGCTTAGAGATGCAATAACAAGTGAACTGCCTAACACTAAGCATGTCATTTCTCTGTGGAATATTCTTCCAAAGGTATCCAGCTGGTTCTCTGTATCACTTGGATCTCGATATGCAGAGTTGAAATCTGAGCTTGATGTTTTATATCGGGTGGAGAGTACAGAGGATTTTGAACTCCAATGGAATCAAATGAATTTAATATATGGCTTATCTACAGATAAGCACATTGCTTTACTTCATTCATTTCGGGCATCTTGGGCTCTGTGCTATATGACGGGTTGCTTTGTCGCTAGAATGGCAACAACAGATTATTCAAAGTCTATAGAAGCATTCTTAAAAGGTGTTTTCAGCACACAAACATGTCTGCGCAGCTTTTTCGAGCAG GTTGGTATTTCTGCCAATTTTCAAAATCAGGCACGTCGAGAGATGCAGTATATGCATACAAAAACATGCATTCCCATTGAAGAGCACGCGAGGAGTATTTTGACGCCTTTTGCCTTCAATGCTTTGCAGCATGAGCTTGTGCTTGCCATGCAGTATGCAGTATCTGAAATGCCCAATGGATCATGTATTGTTCGCCATTTCAAGGAGATAGATGGAGAACGTCTCGTGATTTGGATACCAGAAGATGAACAGATTCACTGTTCCTGTAAAGAGTTTGAATCTTCAGGACTACTGTGCAGACATTTGTTGCGGGTATTTATAGTAAAGAACTACTTTCAGCTTCCTGACAAGTACTATTTGAACAGATGGCGGAGAGAAAGCTCTCTTGATTTTTATGATCCCCACATTACTCAAAATAGTGATGATCAATGGTATCAAGATTATCAGTGTCTGGCTGAAACGCTGTTTACAGAATCTTCAGTCACAAAGGAGCGTTCTGAGTATGTTCAAAGGGAAGTGACAACACATCTCACAAGGATTCTTAATGAGGTTAGAAACATGCCAGAATCTGAAGGAGTCGCTATGGATCTGACATTTTCCCCTGCTGGTTAA